From Candidatus Fusobacterium pullicola, the proteins below share one genomic window:
- a CDS encoding glycosyltransferase: MKKKILIASYDLEIGGVERSLISMLNNFDYERYDVELLLYNHSGEFMPLILKDVKLLPENTKYKSIRLGIGTLIKAGEYNLAFQRLRAKYGYEYRKDKSLDDTYQMQLMWKYCNPYFPKVEEEYDVAISYLWPHNFVAEKVRAKKKIAWIHTDYSNISPDRNIDLEVWDKFDSIVGVSEKCVATFLKLYPSLKKKCVVVENITSPEFIRKMSEEQVSEEFEKDKFNLLTVARFSHAKGIDQGVEAIRLLRDRGINNIKWYIVGYGGDENKIRELITRYSLENMIEILGKRDNPYPYMKMCDLYMQPSRYEGKAVTVVEAQILAKPILITNYPTAHSQVVGEVDGEICELSIEGIANGIEKFYRDRELLERYRSNCEDRNYENKEELKKLYKVFE; the protein is encoded by the coding sequence ATGAAAAAAAAGATATTGATAGCTTCTTATGATTTAGAAATAGGTGGAGTAGAGAGAAGCTTAATCTCAATGTTAAATAACTTTGATTATGAGAGATATGATGTAGAACTACTACTCTATAATCATAGCGGTGAGTTTATGCCTCTAATACTAAAAGATGTAAAGCTACTACCTGAAAATACAAAGTATAAAAGTATAAGATTGGGTATAGGGACTTTGATTAAAGCTGGTGAATATAATTTAGCTTTTCAAAGGTTGAGAGCTAAATATGGTTATGAATATAGAAAAGATAAATCGCTTGATGATACATATCAGATGCAACTTATGTGGAAGTATTGTAATCCATATTTTCCTAAGGTAGAGGAGGAGTATGATGTAGCTATAAGTTATCTATGGCCACATAATTTTGTAGCTGAAAAGGTAAGGGCTAAGAAGAAGATAGCTTGGATACATACTGATTACTCAAATATAAGCCCAGATAGAAATATAGATCTAGAGGTATGGGATAAATTTGACTCTATAGTTGGAGTTTCAGAAAAATGTGTAGCAACATTTTTAAAACTATATCCTAGTTTGAAAAAAAAATGTGTAGTTGTTGAAAATATAACCTCTCCAGAATTTATAAGAAAAATGAGTGAAGAACAGGTTAGCGAAGAGTTTGAAAAAGATAAGTTTAATCTTTTGACAGTGGCTAGATTTTCTCATGCTAAGGGAATAGATCAAGGAGTAGAGGCTATAAGGCTACTAAGAGATAGAGGAATAAATAATATTAAATGGTACATAGTAGGTTATGGAGGAGATGAAAATAAAATTAGAGAGCTTATAACTAGATATTCTCTTGAAAATATGATAGAGATACTTGGAAAAAGAGATAATCCATATCCATATATGAAGATGTGTGATCTATATATGCAACCATCTAGATATGAGGGAAAAGCAGTAACGGTGGTTGAAGCTCAAATATTAGCAAAGCCAATACTTATTACAAACTATCCAACAGCTCATAGTCAAGTTGTTGGCGAAGTAGATGGAGAAATTTGTGAACTATCAATAGAAGGAATTGCTAATGGAATTGAGAAATTTTATAGAGATAGAGAGCTTTTAGAGAGATATAGATCTAATTGTGAAGATAGAAATTATGAAAATAAAGAGGAATTAAAAAAATTATATAAAGTTTTTGAATAA
- a CDS encoding glycosyltransferase, translating to MQPKISVIVPIYNGESYIERCINSILNQTFQDFELILIDDGSKDNSLEMLKKFEQIEKIKVYYQNNKGPSAARNKGIEKAIGKYLIFIDIDDWIEDDYIESLLNEIENNKLDFVTIGYNDISKYGVFSVNDFYKKNKILTKQEILLNIFNGTGGVPWGKIYKRNIIIANKIKMNENIFMCEDQLFVLEYCLNSKKIGNLNLNKYNYNRLNENSISNKLNLTYYKNFLLYLKELEKILVEYKVNKRITDQIKIKKVNSIYEGILINLYKSSKKDKIKYLKLFSQELNKNYFYLENTELLKQLKMGKVYRVHFLLKLIIVKRKAIDFFKLVLRRNLININQRNK from the coding sequence ATGCAACCTAAAATAAGTGTAATAGTACCAATATATAATGGTGAAAGTTATATAGAAAGGTGTATAAACTCAATTTTAAATCAAACTTTTCAAGATTTTGAATTAATATTGATTGATGATGGCTCTAAGGATAATAGCTTAGAAATGTTAAAAAAATTTGAACAGATAGAAAAGATAAAAGTATATTATCAAAATAATAAAGGACCATCAGCTGCAAGAAATAAAGGTATAGAGAAAGCTATTGGTAAATATTTGATTTTTATAGATATAGATGATTGGATAGAAGATGATTATATAGAAAGTTTACTCAATGAAATAGAAAATAACAAATTAGATTTTGTAACTATTGGATATAATGATATATCTAAATATGGAGTATTTAGTGTAAATGATTTTTATAAAAAAAATAAAATTTTAACGAAACAAGAAATTCTTTTAAATATTTTTAATGGAACAGGGGGAGTTCCCTGGGGAAAGATTTATAAAAGAAATATAATTATAGCTAATAAAATAAAGATGAATGAAAATATTTTTATGTGTGAAGATCAACTTTTTGTTTTAGAATATTGTTTGAATTCAAAAAAAATTGGGAATTTGAATTTAAATAAATATAATTATAATAGATTAAATGAAAATAGCATATCAAATAAGTTGAATTTAACATACTATAAAAATTTTTTGTTATATTTAAAAGAGTTAGAAAAAATTTTAGTAGAATATAAAGTAAATAAAAGAATAACTGATCAAATAAAAATTAAAAAAGTTAACAGTATCTACGAAGGAATACTGATAAATCTTTATAAAAGTTCAAAAAAAGATAAAATAAAATATCTAAAGCTTTTTTCTCAAGAATTAAATAAAAATTATTTTTATTTAGAAAATACAGAGCTACTAAAACAATTAAAAATGGGAAAAGTATATAGAGTACATTTTTTATTAAAATTAATTATAGTGAAAAGAAAAGCTATAGATTTTTTTAAATTAGTACTAAGAAGAAACTTAATTAATATTAACCAAAGAAACAAATGA
- a CDS encoding glycosyltransferase: MITLLSCINFSKYEVDLQLFSYGGELEEIIPKEVNLLKPLKYTEFCKSSLIELKNMKKFKYLIARVIFSIALRVKKRGVKETARLFWKINQNNFSKEKQKYDIAIAYAQGIPTFYVADKIKATKKIAWINTIYNLKGIEKKYQEKKYKKFDHIVLVSEAAKCIFEQVYPNLKNNLKIIYDIISLRTIVEMSKIGKKIISRNELKILTIGRLDKSKGYDIALGACKILKDKGIKFKWYILGKGPLKEEIEKKIDELGLKEYFILLGVTSNPYGYIKSADIYVQTSRFEGFGLAIAEARILNVPVVTTEFDAVYNQMVQRKNGIVTQMNAQSVADGIMELIENKELKNSIIEYLKNEKKGNLEEYEKFEKLIEE, translated from the coding sequence TTGATAACATTATTATCGTGTATAAATTTCTCTAAGTATGAAGTAGATTTACAATTATTTTCATATGGTGGAGAGTTAGAGGAAATAATACCAAAGGAGGTTAATTTATTAAAGCCTTTGAAGTATACAGAATTTTGTAAAAGTTCTTTAATAGAATTAAAAAATATGAAAAAGTTTAAATATTTAATAGCAAGAGTTATTTTTTCAATAGCATTAAGAGTAAAAAAAAGAGGAGTAAAAGAAACAGCTAGGTTATTTTGGAAGATAAATCAAAATAATTTTTCAAAAGAAAAACAAAAATATGATATTGCAATAGCTTATGCTCAAGGAATTCCAACTTTTTATGTAGCTGATAAAATAAAAGCAACAAAAAAGATAGCATGGATAAATACAATTTATAATTTAAAAGGAATAGAAAAAAAATATCAAGAGAAAAAGTATAAAAAATTTGATCATATAGTATTAGTTTCAGAGGCAGCTAAATGTATTTTTGAACAAGTTTATCCTAATTTAAAAAATAATTTAAAAATAATTTATGATATTATCAGTTTAAGAACAATAGTAGAAATGTCCAAAATAGGGAAAAAAATAATAAGTAGAAATGAATTAAAGATTTTAACAATAGGAAGATTAGATAAAAGTAAGGGATATGATATAGCTTTAGGAGCTTGTAAGATTTTAAAAGATAAAGGAATAAAATTCAAATGGTATATTTTAGGTAAAGGTCCATTAAAAGAGGAGATAGAGAAAAAAATAGATGAATTAGGATTAAAAGAATATTTTATTCTTTTAGGGGTAACATCTAATCCATATGGATATATAAAGAGTGCAGACATATATGTACAAACCTCTAGATTTGAGGGATTTGGATTAGCAATAGCTGAGGCAAGGATTTTAAATGTTCCAGTAGTAACAACAGAGTTTGATGCTGTATATAATCAGATGGTACAAAGAAAAAATGGAATAGTTACACAGATGAATGCTCAAAGTGTTGCAGATGGAATAATGGAATTGATAGAGAATAAAGAGTTAAAAAATTCTATTATTGAATATTTAAAAAATGAAAAAAAAGGAAATCTAGAAGAGTATGAAAAATTTGAAAAACTTATAGAGGAATAG
- a CDS encoding glycosyltransferase gives MKKKILFMVISMNIGGVEKALLNMLKTMDSSQNEVTVLMLEKKGGFLNSLPDWVKVDELLYYKDIKEEFNKPPKDLILGYLKSGKIFRAIYLFIISLFCKLKGDRELLLKALFSKYPDYIREYDKAIAYAGPMALIDYYIANKVKAKKKLGWIHFDITTVGVDRNLLRKLYKKFDEINIVSKDAKEKFDSVFPEFKNKTKVFYNVILKEEILKLAGEKGFDDNYTGLRLLTVGRISKEKGQDLAIEALKKILDRGIDAKLYLVGTGNFEKECKKLAINLGIEDRVVFLGAKSNPYPYMKECDIYIQPSRYEGYCITLAEALIFDKKIVATKFTGALEQLKGKENSQICDYTSESISEGILKLLV, from the coding sequence ATGAAGAAAAAAATATTATTTATGGTTATCAGTATGAACATTGGTGGAGTAGAAAAAGCACTTTTAAATATGTTAAAAACAATGGATTCTTCTCAAAATGAAGTAACAGTACTGATGCTAGAGAAAAAAGGTGGGTTTTTAAATTCTTTACCTGATTGGGTCAAGGTAGATGAATTATTATACTATAAGGATATAAAAGAAGAATTTAATAAACCACCTAAAGATTTAATATTAGGCTATTTAAAAAGTGGAAAGATATTTAGAGCTATCTATCTCTTCATAATATCTCTATTTTGTAAATTAAAAGGGGATAGAGAGCTACTATTAAAAGCACTTTTTTCTAAATATCCAGATTATATAAGAGAGTATGATAAAGCAATAGCCTATGCAGGACCTATGGCACTAATAGATTACTATATAGCTAATAAAGTAAAAGCAAAGAAGAAATTAGGATGGATACATTTTGATATTACTACAGTTGGAGTAGATAGAAATTTATTAAGGAAACTATATAAAAAATTTGATGAGATAAATATTGTTTCAAAGGATGCTAAAGAGAAATTTGATTCAGTATTTCCTGAATTTAAAAATAAAACAAAGGTTTTTTATAATGTAATCTTAAAAGAGGAAATTTTAAAATTAGCAGGGGAGAAAGGATTTGATGATAATTATACTGGATTAAGACTTCTCACTGTTGGAAGAATATCAAAAGAAAAGGGACAAGATTTAGCTATAGAAGCATTGAAAAAAATATTAGATAGAGGAATAGATGCTAAACTCTACTTAGTAGGAACAGGAAATTTTGAAAAAGAGTGTAAAAAATTGGCTATTAATTTAGGAATAGAAGATAGAGTAGTATTTTTAGGAGCAAAGAGTAATCCATATCCATATATGAAAGAGTGTGATATATATATTCAGCCATCAAGATATGAAGGATACTGTATAACTTTAGCAGAGGCACTAATATTTGATAAAAAAATAGTAGCTACTAAATTTACAGGAGCTTTAGAACAGCTAAAAGGAAAAGAGAATAGTCAAATTTGTGATTATACATCAGAAAGTATTAGTGAGGGAATATTAAAATTATTAGTTTAG
- a CDS encoding SP_1767 family glycosyltransferase gives MKNNIWYDRYLVLKDRIKRKKNKLLYFNQLKKIKVKNTDETLDRILNGNYSVLRLGDGELNLIFGENLKFQNYNESLERELREVLIDNNKELLVCLPDIFNGLDIYTEKAKKFWLEYLERKINKILKVIDMEKVYYDTQISRFYIDVSNKKKVKERIDKIKKIWQGQEIILVEGEKSRLGVGNDLFKNAQKIERILCPSHQAYSIIDKIEKRVLKENKNKLIFLALGPTATVLGYRLFKKGYRVLDIGHIDIEYEWYLKGVQEKIAIDKKYIGEVSSLEAIEEYRDKEYEEQILDKILN, from the coding sequence ATGAAAAACAATATTTGGTATGATCGATATTTAGTATTAAAAGATAGAATTAAAAGAAAAAAAAATAAATTATTATATTTTAATCAATTAAAGAAAATAAAAGTAAAAAACACAGATGAAACTTTAGATAGAATTTTAAATGGAAACTATTCGGTGTTAAGATTGGGTGATGGTGAATTAAACCTTATTTTTGGAGAAAATTTAAAATTTCAAAACTATAATGAGAGTTTAGAGAGAGAGTTAAGAGAAGTATTAATAGATAATAATAAAGAATTATTAGTATGTTTACCAGATATATTTAATGGATTAGATATCTATACAGAAAAAGCTAAAAAGTTTTGGTTGGAATATTTAGAAAGAAAAATTAATAAAATATTAAAAGTAATAGATATGGAAAAGGTATATTATGATACACAGATATCAAGATTTTATATAGATGTATCAAATAAGAAAAAGGTTAAAGAAAGAATAGATAAAATAAAAAAAATTTGGCAAGGGCAAGAAATTATATTGGTTGAAGGAGAAAAGTCGAGATTAGGCGTGGGGAATGATTTGTTTAAGAATGCACAGAAAATAGAAAGAATACTATGTCCTTCACATCAAGCATATTCAATTATTGATAAAATAGAGAAGAGAGTTTTAAAAGAAAATAAAAACAAATTAATATTTTTAGCATTAGGTCCGACAGCAACAGTATTAGGATATAGACTATTTAAAAAAGGATATAGAGTATTGGATATTGGACATATAGATATAGAGTATGAATGGTACTTAAAAGGAGTACAAGAGAAAATAGCAATAGATAAAAAATATATAGGAGAGGTATCTTCTTTAGAAGCTATAGAAGAGTATAGAGATAAAGAATACGAAGAACAAATTTTAGATAAAATATTAAATTAA
- a CDS encoding glycosyltransferase, producing the protein MPKISVIVPVYNVEKYLRKCIESILNQTFREFELILVDDGSTDSSGKICDEYALKDSRIKVIHKENGGASSARNAGLDVAKGEYIGFVDSDDWIEMDMYGELYRLIKENNTDISVCGINNIKDIKYKNENLKEKIQIIKKEGEEFKKNRYGEYYLGVSVWNKLYRKEVIEDIRFLKDRIYEDLPFGIEVFAKIKSYVYTSKKLYNYFQLNESTTRSKISLKHLSILKNTLYCYEKVSEEYKQMFLNNIVGNCIYICVVVVNEKSILENKNLLKGMKEILVSNKNLIKKIEYKNFKEKLQFEVIKMSPVLFCKLYTFGKKIKKIFRS; encoded by the coding sequence ATGCCAAAGATAAGTGTAATAGTACCAGTGTATAATGTAGAAAAATATCTAAGAAAATGTATAGAATCAATATTAAATCAAACTTTTAGAGAATTTGAATTGATATTGGTAGATGATGGCTCAACAGATAGCAGTGGAAAAATATGTGATGAATATGCTTTGAAAGACAGTAGAATAAAAGTTATTCATAAAGAAAATGGAGGAGCTTCTTCAGCAAGAAACGCAGGACTGGATGTAGCTAAAGGAGAGTATATAGGATTTGTGGATAGTGATGATTGGATAGAAATGGATATGTATGGAGAATTATATAGATTAATTAAAGAAAATAATACTGATATTTCAGTATGTGGTATTAATAATATAAAAGATATAAAATATAAAAATGAAAATTTGAAAGAAAAAATACAAATTATAAAAAAAGAAGGGGAAGAGTTTAAAAAAAATAGATATGGAGAATATTACTTAGGGGTAAGTGTTTGGAATAAATTATATAGAAAAGAAGTAATAGAAGATATTAGATTTTTAAAAGACAGAATTTATGAAGACTTACCTTTTGGAATAGAGGTGTTTGCAAAAATAAAGTCATATGTATATACAAGTAAAAAATTATATAATTATTTTCAATTAAATGAAAGTACAACAAGAAGTAAAATATCATTAAAGCATCTTTCTATATTAAAAAATACATTATATTGTTACGAAAAAGTTTCAGAAGAGTATAAACAGATGTTTTTGAATAATATAGTAGGAAATTGTATATATATTTGTGTAGTTGTTGTTAATGAGAAAAGTATTTTAGAAAATAAAAATTTATTAAAAGGGATGAAGGAGATTTTAGTAAGTAATAAAAACTTAATAAAAAAAATAGAGTATAAAAATTTTAAGGAAAAGTTACAGTTTGAAGTAATAAAAATGAGTCCGGTTTTATTTTGTAAATTATATACATTTGGTAAAAAGATAAAAAAAATATTTAGGAGTTGA
- a CDS encoding glycosyltransferase — MEISIIVPVYNVEKYLGKCIESILNQTFRDFELILVDDGSTDSSGKICDEYSLKDSRIKVIHKENGGLSSARNTGLDIAKGEYIGFVDSDDWIEMDMYEILYKLIKTSGKDMANIGFSAIYEDRIEKWTDNKKIILNREESLIELLKHRYFGNYIWANLYSKKIFKNIRFTEKIKFEDIDIMYKLLNNSNGIVSQGISKYNYIQRKDSTIDEFFSKKYMEDFNIQKIYFSREIWFKENYPQIYKKYNEYLYNKKIFFLSYDLLVHQIIKKSTNKEIDKIINILNIHFKENLKLKIGKLIKIRLILLKISKSLFKWSYNRRNIND; from the coding sequence ATGGAAATAAGTATAATAGTGCCAGTATATAATGTAGAAAAATATTTAGGGAAATGTATAGAGTCAATACTAAATCAAACATTTAGAGATTTTGAATTGATATTGGTAGATGATGGCTCAACAGATAGTAGTGGAAAAATATGTGATGAATATAGTTTGAAGGATAGTAGAATAAAAGTTATCCATAAAGAAAATGGTGGATTATCTTCAGCAAGAAATACAGGACTGGATATAGCTAAAGGAGAATATATAGGCTTTGTAGATAGTGATGACTGGATAGAAATGGATATGTATGAAATACTATATAAATTAATAAAAACAAGTGGTAAAGATATGGCGAATATAGGCTTTTCTGCAATATATGAAGATAGAATTGAAAAATGGACTGATAACAAAAAAATTATATTAAATCGTGAAGAAAGTTTAATAGAACTTTTAAAGCATAGATATTTTGGAAATTATATTTGGGCAAATTTATATTCTAAAAAAATCTTTAAGAATATTAGATTTACAGAAAAAATAAAATTTGAAGATATAGATATTATGTATAAGCTATTGAATAATTCAAATGGAATAGTTTCACAAGGAATAAGTAAGTATAACTATATTCAAAGAAAAGATTCAACTATTGATGAATTTTTTTCTAAAAAATATATGGAGGATTTCAATATTCAAAAAATATATTTTTCTAGAGAGATTTGGTTTAAAGAAAATTATCCTCAAATATATAAAAAATATAATGAATATCTGTATAATAAGAAAATATTTTTTCTTTCTTATGATTTATTAGTACATCAAATTATAAAAAAATCTACAAATAAAGAAATAGATAAAATAATAAATATATTGAATATTCATTTTAAAGAAAATTTAAAATTAAAAATAGGGAAATTAATAAAAATAAGATTAATATTATTAAAAATAAGTAAAAGTTTATTTAAGTGGTCATATAATCGGAGAAATATTAATGATTAA
- a CDS encoding glycosyltransferase has product MIKISIIVPVYNVEKYLRKCIDSILNQTFKDFELILVDDGSTDSSGKICDEYSLKDSRIKVIHKENGGQSSARNMGLDVAQGEYIGFVDSDDWIEKDMYEILYRNCKMKDGDIGIIGINFVYNNRVRKGLEYPLQSWKKKEGMYKLIEHKYFGNYFCSKIFSRKLFKNIRFKEGIIYEDIDLMYKLIHKSDIIVAEGVMKYNYLQREGSTVRNKDFNCDEFYVKKERIKFLEKYYPSTLNPAEKDLFFTALKSLENSRKLDKNFKEIVRVLKKYYIYTFDSKIPVKTKIVLTLLKINKSLYNIFNNFFGKKGERNA; this is encoded by the coding sequence ATGATTAAAATAAGTATAATAGTACCAGTGTATAATGTGGAAAAATATCTAAGAAAATGTATAGATTCGATTTTAAATCAAACATTTAAAGATTTTGAATTGATATTGGTAGATGATGGCTCAACAGATAGTAGTGGAAAAATATGTGATGAATATAGTTTGAAGGATAGTAGAATAAAAGTTATCCATAAAGAAAATGGTGGACAATCCTCAGCCAGAAATATGGGACTAGATGTCGCCCAAGGAGAATACATAGGATTTGTAGATAGTGATGACTGGATAGAAAAAGATATGTATGAAATTTTATACAGGAATTGTAAAATGAAAGATGGGGATATAGGGATAATTGGAATAAATTTTGTTTATAATAATAGAGTAAGAAAAGGTTTAGAATATCCTTTACAAAGTTGGAAAAAGAAAGAGGGTATGTATAAATTAATAGAACATAAATATTTTGGTAATTATTTTTGTTCTAAAATTTTTTCAAGAAAATTATTTAAAAATATTAGATTCAAAGAAGGAATAATTTATGAAGATATTGATCTAATGTATAAATTAATTCATAAATCTGACATTATAGTAGCAGAAGGAGTAATGAAATATAATTATTTACAAAGAGAAGGAAGTACTGTAAGGAATAAAGATTTTAATTGTGATGAGTTTTATGTAAAAAAAGAAAGGATAAAATTTTTAGAGAAATACTATCCTTCTACTCTAAATCCAGCAGAAAAAGATTTATTTTTTACAGCATTAAAAAGTTTAGAGAATAGTAGAAAATTAGATAAAAATTTTAAAGAAATAGTAAGAGTTTTAAAGAAATATTATATATATACATTTGACTCTAAAATTCCTGTTAAAACGAAGATAGTTTTAACATTGTTAAAAATAAATAAATCATTATACAATATTTTTAATAATTTCTTTGGTAAAAAAGGAGAGAGAAATGCCTAA
- a CDS encoding glycosyltransferase, translating into MPKISIIVPVYNVEKYLRKCVDSILNQTFKDFELILVDDGSIDTSGKICDEYNLKDNRIKVIHKENGGLSSARNAGLDIAQGEYIGFVDSDDWIELDMYEELYKICKENDTDVGIVGINYGGASEKKKSKKIEIYSNKLILDDLVYNKGKEITWPAWNKLWLKKVIGESRFKEGRIYEDGLFLYSLSSKIKKVAKIDYEAYNYRMDNESITRSKISKKQVDFLYNTLDIYKFLPSPYKEEMFIRDLIRYTEYILLEMIKQKNINKDIIKEIKKFYNDNFKMVKKENKLSGFLKWKLFVLSKYPKIYILLKKLTKRY; encoded by the coding sequence ATGCCTAAAATAAGTATAATAGTACCAGTATATAATGTAGAAAAATATTTGAGAAAATGTGTAGATTCAATTTTGAATCAAACGTTTAAAGATTTTGAATTGATATTAGTAGATGATGGCTCAATAGATACTAGTGGAAAAATATGTGATGAATATAATTTGAAGGACAATAGAATAAAAGTTATCCATAAAGAAAATGGTGGACTATCTTCAGCAAGAAATGCAGGACTAGATATAGCTCAAGGAGAATATATAGGATTTGTAGATAGTGATGATTGGATAGAATTAGATATGTATGAAGAGTTATATAAAATTTGTAAAGAAAATGATACAGATGTAGGAATAGTTGGAATAAATTATGGTGGAGCTTCAGAAAAGAAAAAGAGTAAAAAAATAGAAATATATTCTAATAAATTAATTTTAGATGATCTAGTATATAATAAAGGAAAAGAGATAACTTGGCCTGCTTGGAATAAATTATGGTTAAAAAAAGTAATTGGAGAGTCAAGATTTAAAGAGGGAAGAATATATGAAGATGGATTATTTTTATATTCTTTGAGTTCCAAAATCAAAAAAGTAGCAAAGATAGATTATGAAGCTTATAATTATAGAATGGATAATGAAAGTATTACAAGAAGTAAAATTTCAAAAAAACAAGTAGATTTTTTATATAATACTTTAGATATTTATAAATTTTTACCTTCACCATACAAAGAAGAGATGTTTATAAGAGATTTGATAAGATATACTGAGTATATTTTATTAGAGATGATTAAACAAAAAAATATAAATAAAGATATCATAAAAGAGATAAAAAAATTTTATAATGATAATTTTAAAATGGTAAAAAAAGAAAATAAACTAAGTGGATTTTTAAAATGGAAACTATTTGTTTTAAGTAAATATCCTAAAATTTATATATTATTAAAAAAACTAACAAAAAGATATTAA